In the genome of Impatiens glandulifera chromosome 6, dImpGla2.1, whole genome shotgun sequence, the window AGAACAAACATTACAAAAGATAGCGAAAGGATACATCTCCAAACATGTGGATTTCAGATAGTTTATGGAactacaaaaaataaataaattgatagtAGTTACCTGGAACATAGGGGTGATGCCAGATCCTCCCGCAACCATCCCAAACGCTCTAACTTGACCAACTTGATATTTGAAACGTCCCTGATCCAacgaaaaaaaaaacgaattaaTTAACTGATATGAGCAACAACGTCTATACCAAGTCTTTGAACAAATGACATGAATATTTGTATTGAACAACTCAACCATCAAGCCACGTTAAATTGAATGTTTACACTACAATTGGCCTTTTATTCTTTTTGAATTCGGTCAACCATTGGATTGGAGCCTTTGAACAAATGACATGAATATTTTCATTGAACAACTCAACCTTCAAGCCACGATAAATTCAATGTTTACACTAAAATTGGCCTTTTTTCTTTCTGAATTCGGTCAACCATTGGATTGGAGCTGCACTGGACTGTTCGTAGACATATTGTTCTAATATCGCTAACCTAAGTGGCTTGGCAAGTTATCTTCACCTAGTGTGCCTACTCTATGCTCTGAGCCAggaataaaaattaagaaatttaaaaacaaGACACAATTGTGGATGAAAAGGAAGATGTCTTAGCAGAAAAAGGCAAGTAATATACTTCACATTCTAACAGTAACCATCAGGTGAGTATTCCAGATTGCTCAAGAAGCATAGATCCTAATTAGAAACACATTTATTTGCAAATTTGATTTCATAGAAAGGGTGTTTTCTAAATGAGGATATTAAAAGTAAGTTTAATACATcatatataaaaagagaaaacaaaacaaaacaaaccttagGCCCCTTGACAGAAAGATAATCACCCTCACTCATCTCTCTGAAGTGGTGTGACATTCTTCCTTGTGGATACATCTAgaaaatatcaaattcaaattgttaGCCATGCAAGTCGAAGATCTGAAAtgtaaacaaaatgaaagaaGACAGTTCTTCTTATAAGAAGTATTATCAACATGCCTTAATAACTAATTCAAAATGTCCAACATCAGAATCCAAAGTAGTTGGTGTATATGGTTTGATGACATCTTCACCTACACTATCCTTACCCCTGAACAAAAATTGGACAATAAATCCAATCAGATCGATTAATTCAATGTTTTTATACATATACAACATTAAGATATGTTCAGTACTACTCACTTGCAGCTGATATGCTGTCCAATGGGAAGACCCAGAACAGAAGTGGGTGTTGGAAGTTCAAATCTGAACTTAGCCACATTATGGCTGATCTGTGTCTTCTTTACTAGCTTGAACTGGTTGAATTTTTCAGGATCTATACAGCCTATATAGAAAATCGAAGAAACTCAGTTGAAAAAGAAAGCATTTGAAGAGGATTCACTCGATCCAGACCACACACACACACTCTATCCGTCTCCTTCTCTCCAATGTAAAGCAATTGAAATGGgatcaaacaatcaaacccgTGTATATAAAAGTAATGCATGCATATAAATTTCATACCTTTGCGTTTCTTGCTAGAAAACAGGAAAACGGCTGCAACCACAACGGCAACAAGGGCAACGGCAAGACCCAGGATCTGGGTTTGGGTATCAGCCAACAGATCCATAGGATTATTGCAAATTCAGGTACTTTTTTGCAATGGTGTTTAGCCTAGGATCTGTCGAAACGAAGATGAAAGGGAAAATGGAGTCCCCAGTGACCACTAATTTGATGAGAATATAGgcgatatttatttaaaacacaGCTCTTACCTAACCCAACCTAACAAAACCCAACTGCGGTTGTTGGTTGGACTTGAATATGGTGTGAAACGTGCACTTTTGTCCTAATTTATTGTGTTAATCtaaatttttgtgtttttaaaaaaaggtttattttattttattaaattaaagtaaataaatatacggtacaattattaattatttctctcactatattatttattaatttgttcaatatttttactttatcatttataatattaaatatgccacccaaataaattaatgttttagtCAACCATTACATAAAAACTTAAAGTGTTTCATAAGTCCCAATAACCCAAACAtcttatcaataatttaatcgatcctttctttctttaatCTTTCTTTAATCCGCACTGCAaatgagtcgagccgagctcaaACTagcttgagctcgagctcgacttgatttagtatttattagttcgactcgaactcgaatgcgtttataaatgtgagctcgaactcgactcgactatttacctctAAGCTCGTCTcgaattattaatgttttagtCAAACAATACATAAAAACTTAAAGTGTTTGATGTTTGGTTATTGGGAGTTTATCCCAATAACCCAAGCATCTTATCAGCAATCTAATTgatcatttctctctctaatccgcaatagggctgcaaatgagtccaAAGAAGTAGATAGAACAAAGACCTCCTCTTTTCGTCCGCTCTTCCCGAGCCGAGCTCAAACTagcttgagctcgactcgatttagtatttattagctcgactcgaactcgaatgcatttataaatttgagctcgaactcgactctaTTATTTACATATAAACTCCTCTCGACTCGAAAAgttgaacaaaaattaaattttcaaatttaagctctaactcaaaccaaatttatttacaaaattaaaatatcaaaatttcatacatattaaacatttaaaacatgatatttcaaaattaaaatatgaaacaatcataactattcaaaattccaaaatgtgataatttaaaacattaaatcaccactactaatcaaaattttaaaacataaaattcaaaactcaaagtacaaaactatataaattatttgaacatttaatatattaatcttttttagcTAATGTTCTTCTATCATAGCACACATACAACTACCtgcattcaataatataaaatatttaatcttaaaaataattaatataaaaaataaatattaaaaaaaatataaaaaaaattaattgatctagatataaactaattaactaactgtgttttccatttattaactcgatatattttctattaaatattattatatatatttaaattatttaggtgtaattataacaaaaatctaacattataataatattctaaCTTATAACAAGAATTCTATTAATtctttcttatatattataatatatattattaatcttacaaattaattttttctctaaaatatatataataaatatattaacttttttttatctttttaaatattatatataatatatttttattatataaaatatattaacatttttttatctctttcaatattatatattataaacatttattatatataatatattaaccatttttattcataatattatatatatatatatatatatatatattataatatacttattattatatttataatatttatttttattatatataatatattaacctttttatctctttcaatattatacataatatacctttattataaataatatattaattatttgtatttatttccataataaactaattattatatattaatatttatttttattatatataatatattaacccttttttattatctcttttaa includes:
- the LOC124941648 gene encoding NADH--cytochrome b5 reductase 1; its protein translation is MDLLADTQTQILGLAVALVAVVVAAVFLFSSKKRKGCIDPEKFNQFKLVKKTQISHNVAKFRFELPTPTSVLGLPIGQHISCKGKDSVGEDVIKPYTPTTLDSDVGHFELVIKMYPQGRMSHHFREMSEGDYLSVKGPKGRFKYQVGQVRAFGMVAGGSGITPMFQVARAILENPKDRTKVHLVYANVTFEDILLKEELDSLAENYPDRFKVFYVLNQPPTEAWNGGVGFVSKEMIQAHCPAPASDIQFLRCGPPPMNKAMAAHLEALGYTPEMQFQF